In Epinephelus fuscoguttatus linkage group LG15, E.fuscoguttatus.final_Chr_v1, a genomic segment contains:
- the zgc:66427 gene encoding E3 ubiquitin-protein ligase ZNRF1, producing the protein MGTRASRLQEDPVPSAFGKDGTKRDSYRRPRCARPTSLMVDFSGSFEDTEANRSRSEEGSDSDLGQHGASADGSPADHHSIPSSISQASPADDNNSEGKPDEDGSISPEPPVVAEHQSGEETGRTPHRTFSERLPGNRHSSARSVGARSARVRGTHQRPVSEAWIGLYRVNNRHGNIRCPFCSKPFPGGRIEDHLLSCLTSPPLPYNTDVLSKDSGECSICLEDLVQGETIARLACLCVYHKSCIDSWSKVKPCCPEHPFD; encoded by the exons ATGGGGACGAGAGCAAGTCGCCTACAAGAAGACCCGGTTCCCTCTGCTTTCGGAAAAGATGGCACAAAGCGGGATTCATATCGGCGACCTCGCTGCGCCAGGCCCACCAGTCTCATGGTCGACTTCTCGGGAAGCTTCGAGGACACGGAGGCCAACCGGAGCCGCTCGGAGGAAGGCAGCGACTCGGACCTGGGGCAGCATGGGGCGAGCGCCGATGGTAGCCCCGCTGACCACCACAGCATCCCCTCTAGCATTAGCCAGGCGTCACCTGCGGACGACAACAACAGCGAGGGGAAGCCCGATGAAGACGGGAGTATAAGCCCAGAGCCTCCCGTCGTAGCGGAACATCAGTCCGGAGAGGAGACAGGCCGCACGCCCCACCGCACTTTTTCTGAGCGGCTGCCCGGGAATCGGCACTCTTCCGCCCGCAGCGTGGGCGCAAGATCCGCCCGGGTCCGAGGCACACACCAGCGGCCGGTGTCAGAGGCGTGGATCGGCCTTTATCGTGTTAACAACCGCCATGGCA ATATCCGCTGTCCTTTCTGCTCAAAGCCCTTCCCGGGGGGTCGAATCGAGGATCACCTGTTGAGCTGCCTCACGTCTCCTCCCCTACCATACAATA cggATGTGCTCAGTAAAGACAGCGGAGAGTGCTCCATCTGTTTGGAGGATCTGGTACAGGGAGAGACCATCGCCAGACTGGCTTGCCTCTGTGTCTACCATAAGAG CTGCATTGATTCCTGGTCCAAGGTGAAACCCTGCTGTCCTGAACATCCCTTTGATTGA
- the LOC125901873 gene encoding protein lifeguard 1-like isoform X1, with amino-acid sequence MSGTADSLTSRDTQDAPGYDVPSSPPPLYSDVGQQPPPYSAAPPMYPPTKFDTTCTYQPTTGYESFRDIVPQTSSESTPLIASSSFDDETVRRAFVRKVFSILTLQLLFTFSVVCVFTFSSVVKDAVKSNLWAYLSSFIIFAVVATALNCCKSFSRRHPWNIVGLVVVTLSLSYMVGTIASFHDTNAVVITMGVTLAISVAIIAFSAQTRYDFTICYGVLLILAVDMIMFGFFCTFYYSYITDIAYGCLGALLYSLNLLVLTASQHAQCQGPEATAAKWNLSHHYFYHLCLCFSYCDMLQSLP; translated from the exons atgtcaggcacagcAGACTCCCTCACATCCAGAGACACACAGGACGCCCCTGGTTACGATGTCCCCTCATCACCACCACCGTTATACTCCGATGTAGGACAACAACCTCCACCGTACTCTGCAGCCCCGCCAATGTACCCTCCAACCAAATTCGACACAACTTGCACCTATCAGCCTACCACTGGATACGAGTCTTTCCGGGACATCGTCCCACAGACCTCGTCAGAATCAACTCCACTGATTGCCTCATCTTCTTTTGATGACGAGACAGTGAGACGAGCGTTTGTTAGAAAG GTGTTCAGCATCCTGACTCTGCAGCTGCTGTTCACCTTCAGcgtggtgtgtgtgttcaccttcTCCAGCGTAGTCAAAGATGCGGTGAAGAGCAACCTGTGGGCCTACCTCAGCTCCTTCATCATCTTCGCCGTGGTTGCCACCGCCCTCAACTGCTGCAAGTCCTTCAGTCGACGTCACCCCTGGAACATTGTGGGACTg GTTGTGGTCACCCTGAGCTTGTCATACATGGTGGGAACCATCGCCTCTTTCCACGACACCAATGCTGTTGTCATCACTATGGGAGTAACGCTGGCCATTTCCGTAGCCATCATTGCATTCTCTGCACAG ACTCGTTATGATTTCACTATTTGCTACGGTGTTCTGCTGATTCTGGCTGTGGACATGATCATGTTTGGGTTCTTCTGCACCTTCTACTACTCCTACATCACTGACATCGCCTATGGATGTCTGGGTGCTCTGCTGTATTCACTG aatttACTTGTCCTGACAgcaagccagcatgcacaatgcCAGGGCCCTGAGGCCACGGCAGCAAAATGGAATTTAAGCCATCATTACTTTTATCATTTATGCCTGTGCTTCTCTTACTGTGACATGTTGCAAAGCCTTCCATGA
- the LOC125901873 gene encoding protein lifeguard 1-like isoform X2 yields MSGTADSLTSRDTQDAPGYDVPSSPPPLYSDVGQQPPPYSAAPPMYPPTKFDTTCTYQPTTGYESFRDIVPQTSSESTPLIASSSFDDETVRRAFVRKVFSILTLQLLFTFSVVCVFTFSSVVKDAVKSNLWAYLSSFIIFAVVATALNCCKSFSRRHPWNIVGLVVVTLSLSYMVGTIASFHDTNAVVITMGVTLAISVAIIAFSAQTRYDFTICYGVLLILAVDMIMFGFFCTFYYSYITDIAYGCLGALLYSLFLMVDVQLMMGMMSFRLDPEEYINAALTIYLDIVLIFLYLLGRR; encoded by the exons atgtcaggcacagcAGACTCCCTCACATCCAGAGACACACAGGACGCCCCTGGTTACGATGTCCCCTCATCACCACCACCGTTATACTCCGATGTAGGACAACAACCTCCACCGTACTCTGCAGCCCCGCCAATGTACCCTCCAACCAAATTCGACACAACTTGCACCTATCAGCCTACCACTGGATACGAGTCTTTCCGGGACATCGTCCCACAGACCTCGTCAGAATCAACTCCACTGATTGCCTCATCTTCTTTTGATGACGAGACAGTGAGACGAGCGTTTGTTAGAAAG GTGTTCAGCATCCTGACTCTGCAGCTGCTGTTCACCTTCAGcgtggtgtgtgtgttcaccttcTCCAGCGTAGTCAAAGATGCGGTGAAGAGCAACCTGTGGGCCTACCTCAGCTCCTTCATCATCTTCGCCGTGGTTGCCACCGCCCTCAACTGCTGCAAGTCCTTCAGTCGACGTCACCCCTGGAACATTGTGGGACTg GTTGTGGTCACCCTGAGCTTGTCATACATGGTGGGAACCATCGCCTCTTTCCACGACACCAATGCTGTTGTCATCACTATGGGAGTAACGCTGGCCATTTCCGTAGCCATCATTGCATTCTCTGCACAG ACTCGTTATGATTTCACTATTTGCTACGGTGTTCTGCTGATTCTGGCTGTGGACATGATCATGTTTGGGTTCTTCTGCACCTTCTACTACTCCTACATCACTGACATCGCCTATGGATGTCTGGGTGCTCTGCTGTATTCACTG TTTCTGATGGTCGACGTTCAGCTGATGATGGGGATGATGAGCTTCCGTCTGGATCCAGAGGAATACATCAACGCTGCTCTCACGATCTACCTGGACATAGTCCTCATCTTCCTCTACCTGCTGGGGAGGAGGTGA